In a single window of the Thermococcus sp. genome:
- the yjjX gene encoding inosine/xanthosine triphosphatase codes for MRIAVGSTNPTKVRAVENVMKRIYGDVEVLGVGVESGVPDQPVGIEEIVRGAVNRAKRALEKTGADLGVGIEAGIYPFPETLTGYLDVQVCAVASPDGVVTVGHGPGFEYPPVVIRKILGDGVEAGIAMGELVNDPELKKKTGAIGVLSKGLLTRTELNEIAVLMAMIPRLNPELFGVSVPSPTAPRSPLAGV; via the coding sequence ATGAGAATCGCGGTCGGTTCAACCAACCCGACGAAGGTTAGGGCGGTTGAGAACGTGATGAAGAGGATTTACGGCGACGTCGAGGTTTTGGGCGTTGGGGTCGAGAGCGGGGTTCCCGACCAGCCGGTTGGAATAGAAGAGATAGTGCGTGGGGCTGTGAACCGGGCAAAGAGAGCGTTGGAAAAGACCGGTGCCGACCTCGGAGTTGGAATCGAGGCCGGAATCTACCCCTTCCCGGAAACGCTGACGGGCTATCTCGACGTTCAGGTCTGTGCAGTGGCTAGCCCCGATGGGGTCGTAACGGTCGGCCACGGCCCGGGCTTTGAGTATCCTCCAGTGGTTATTCGAAAAATCCTTGGGGATGGAGTTGAGGCCGGCATCGCGATGGGTGAACTCGTAAACGACCCGGAGCTCAAGAAAAAAACCGGAGCAATAGGTGTTCTGAGCAAAGGACTGCTCACAAGAACCGAGCTCAACGAGATTGCCGTTTTGATGGCGATGATACCGAGGCTCAACCCGGAGCTTTTTGGGGTAAGTGTGCCCTCCCCGACCGCCCCCCGGTCACCTCTCGCGGGGGTGTGA
- a CDS encoding DMT family transporter has product MNRSELVLLTITAMWGLTFPAMKVSLNYIPPILFLVYRFGIASLFMLILFRSRVLRRETLYEGFLLGLTLFFGHGFQIVGLKYTTASNSAFITSLYVVFTPFIAYFLLGERIKARDVLSLGIALTGLYLISGAGTRVSYGDLLTALCAVSFAFQIVLVQKFGEKDYLSLAFWQIFWNFIFSLVFALLFEPKVFPREILPWLGLIYTAIFGTVIAFTLQVKYQKHTTAYKAALIYSMEPIFGSLSAFILLGERFTKRTLAGAFLIMAGVWNEIRKN; this is encoded by the coding sequence TTTCCGGCGATGAAGGTTAGCCTGAACTACATTCCTCCGATACTTTTCCTCGTCTACCGCTTTGGCATTGCCTCACTCTTCATGTTGATACTCTTTCGCTCAAGGGTTCTCAGGAGGGAAACCCTTTACGAGGGCTTTCTCCTCGGTTTAACGCTCTTCTTCGGTCATGGCTTCCAGATTGTTGGCTTGAAGTACACAACGGCCTCAAATTCTGCCTTCATAACCTCCCTCTACGTCGTCTTCACGCCGTTTATAGCCTACTTCCTCCTAGGAGAGAGGATTAAGGCCAGGGACGTTCTATCGCTGGGCATAGCACTCACAGGGCTCTACCTGATTTCGGGGGCCGGAACGAGGGTAAGCTACGGCGACCTTTTAACGGCCCTCTGTGCGGTCAGCTTCGCCTTTCAGATAGTCCTAGTTCAGAAGTTTGGAGAAAAAGACTACCTCAGTCTCGCCTTCTGGCAGATTTTTTGGAACTTCATTTTCTCGCTGGTATTTGCACTCCTCTTCGAGCCGAAGGTCTTCCCGAGGGAAATCCTCCCATGGCTCGGGCTCATTTACACGGCAATCTTCGGGACCGTGATAGCGTTCACCCTTCAGGTGAAGTACCAGAAACACACGACCGCTTACAAGGCCGCTCTGATATACTCGATGGAGCCCATATTCGGTTCGCTGTCCGCGTTTATACTCCTAGGCGAGAGGTTTACAAAGAGGACCCTCGCTGGAGCGTTTCTCATAATGGCAGGTGTCTGGAACGAGATAAGAAAAAACTAA